A single window of Chlamydia ibidis 10-1398/6 DNA harbors:
- a CDS encoding phospholipase D-like domain-containing protein, with product MKKTVNNFKLKNRLFLILGTIILFGIFTHNPSGNTFQDFLCSEEPIIFSNQCNDDLTSVICNAIDSADQEIFLRIYRLTTPRIVDHLANQAKNQKKLSIHYEKISPIESLSSLEDVHLVHYKNSKTNTMHHKVLSIDKKYGFLGSANYTSASLNQDVNMIIGVKSSELCRHIKEESSGTFTVNNQRAEYFSLPKDSLAAINALKHRIRSAKTSIKVAMFALTYFPIIKELEEAKKRNVSVQVCIDKDYTDLTLKQLSRLENPKMVIKYKTTKYRLHHKFAIIDDSTLIMGSVNWSERGLHINDEDLLILDNLTKKQRKTLHKIWEDIVKQTTELKPDNNKTPFEMIIPRKEAA from the coding sequence ATGAAAAAAACGGTGAACAATTTTAAATTAAAAAACAGATTGTTTCTTATTTTAGGAACAATAATTTTATTTGGGATTTTTACCCATAACCCTTCGGGAAACACATTCCAGGATTTTTTATGTTCAGAAGAGCCCATCATCTTTTCTAATCAATGCAATGATGACCTTACTTCCGTTATTTGTAACGCTATAGATTCTGCTGATCAAGAAATATTCTTACGCATATATCGCCTTACTACTCCTAGAATTGTTGACCATTTAGCTAATCAAGCAAAAAATCAAAAGAAATTATCTATTCACTACGAAAAAATATCACCAATTGAATCCTTATCCTCCTTAGAAGATGTTCATCTTGTCCATTACAAAAACTCAAAAACTAACACTATGCACCACAAAGTGTTATCTATTGATAAGAAGTACGGATTTTTAGGATCAGCAAATTATACATCTGCATCTTTAAATCAAGACGTAAATATGATCATTGGGGTTAAAAGCAGTGAATTATGCCGTCACATCAAAGAAGAATCATCAGGAACATTTACTGTAAATAACCAGCGTGCTGAATATTTCTCACTACCTAAAGATAGTCTAGCGGCGATCAATGCATTAAAGCATAGAATTCGGTCTGCAAAAACATCAATAAAAGTAGCTATGTTTGCTCTAACCTATTTTCCAATTATTAAAGAATTAGAAGAGGCTAAAAAACGTAATGTTAGCGTGCAAGTGTGTATAGATAAAGATTATACTGACTTAACTCTTAAACAACTATCTCGTCTAGAAAACCCGAAAATGGTTATTAAATATAAAACTACCAAATATCGATTACATCATAAATTCGCAATTATTGATGATAGCACGTTAATCATGGGATCTGTTAATTGGTCAGAACGAGGTCTTCATATCAATGACGAAGATTTGCTAATCCTCGATAATTTGACTAAAAAACAAAGAAAGACTCTTCATAAAATCTGGGAAGACATAGTAAAACAGACTACAGAATTGAAACCCGATAATAATAAAACGCCGTTTGAAATGATAATACCTAGAAAAGAGGCAGCTTAA
- the mreD gene encoding rod shape-determining protein MreD codes for MRNWINRQCLCFSFLSFCIFPQYLPSLCPLFFSPYLVGNFYRSSKIKVVMYAFFLGLFSDISSSHLFGMHAFLYVITSLILYRTQKIFLKDKWLSLLIINVLFSLTFYCISYPTLLFFNYTMNWTCSSFASIIRRLIFVNSMYSLVIYVLPHSIWIITSKFLTKLRLQKSYDRG; via the coding sequence ATGAGAAATTGGATTAATAGACAGTGTCTATGCTTCTCGTTTCTAAGCTTTTGCATATTCCCCCAATATCTGCCATCGCTATGCCCACTATTTTTCTCTCCATACTTAGTTGGAAATTTTTACCGATCTTCCAAAATTAAAGTTGTAATGTACGCGTTTTTCCTAGGGCTATTCTCAGATATAAGTTCCTCACATTTATTCGGTATGCATGCCTTCCTATATGTGATAACCTCTCTTATACTTTACAGAACGCAAAAAATATTCCTGAAGGATAAGTGGTTATCTTTGCTTATTATCAATGTCCTGTTTTCGCTAACTTTTTACTGTATTTCCTACCCTACTTTGCTTTTTTTCAACTATACAATGAACTGGACTTGTTCATCTTTTGCATCCATCATACGCAGGCTTATATTCGTGAATTCCATGTATAGTCTAGTAATTTATGTCTTGCCACATAGTATATGGATAATTACCTCGAAATTTCTCACCAAACTAAGGTTGCAGAAGTCGTATGATAGAGGGTAG
- the folD gene encoding bifunctional methylenetetrahydrofolate dehydrogenase/methenyltetrahydrofolate cyclohydrolase FolD: MLLQGTPVAERILTQLKNSIANSFVRPGLAVVLVGNNPASEVYVNMKVKKATELGMISKAHKLPSDSTLSDIIKLINKLNADPTVHGILVQLPLPKHLDTNTIIEAISPYKDVDGIHPINAGKLLLGQVDGFAPCTPSGIIELLNHYEIPLLGRHVVIIGRSNIVGKPLAAMLMQKHPLTNSSVTLLHSQSENIPEILRSADIIVAAVGVPLFIKENMVSSDAVVIDVGTSRVPAENSKGYALVGDVDFNNVVTKCKAITPVPGGIGPMTVAMLMRNTWESCQKFFS; this comes from the coding sequence ATGTTACTACAAGGCACGCCTGTTGCAGAGCGAATTTTAACCCAACTAAAAAATAGCATAGCTAACAGTTTTGTTCGTCCTGGACTTGCTGTTGTACTTGTGGGAAATAATCCTGCTTCAGAAGTATATGTGAACATGAAGGTCAAAAAAGCTACTGAACTAGGTATGATCTCTAAGGCACATAAACTTCCTTCTGATTCGACTCTCTCTGACATCATAAAATTAATAAATAAGTTGAACGCAGATCCTACAGTCCATGGTATTTTAGTTCAGCTACCTCTTCCCAAACACTTAGATACTAATACAATTATCGAAGCTATCTCTCCATATAAAGATGTTGATGGAATTCATCCTATCAATGCCGGCAAACTATTATTAGGGCAAGTTGATGGTTTTGCACCCTGCACCCCCTCTGGTATTATTGAACTTCTAAATCACTACGAAATCCCTCTTTTAGGCCGACACGTTGTAATAATAGGGAGGAGTAATATTGTTGGCAAACCGCTAGCTGCAATGTTAATGCAAAAGCATCCTTTAACAAATTCTTCTGTCACCCTACTACACAGCCAATCAGAAAATATCCCCGAAATCCTTAGATCAGCTGATATTATCGTTGCTGCAGTTGGTGTTCCATTGTTTATCAAGGAAAACATGGTGTCTTCGGATGCGGTAGTAATTGACGTAGGCACGTCAAGAGTCCCTGCAGAAAACTCTAAAGGATATGCTCTAGTTGGTGACGTGGATTTTAATAATGTAGTTACTAAATGCAAAGCAATTACTCCTGTTCCAGGAGGCATAGGACCTATGACAGTTGCTATGCTCATGAGAAATACATGGGAAAGTTGTCAAAAATTCTTCTCCTGA
- a CDS encoding phospholipase D-like domain-containing protein — protein sequence MSAVVSLPWNSSSPLSSPEKETISNFFDTSQENITEILCDSISKAQNKLFLRVFCLSCPKIISAINEQCQKSLDTTIYCEHIGHFEGIKNRKNVLLVHTEERKHSIMHEKWMGIDRKLVFVGSANFSRTSLEESLNLIVTIYSEQFYNAISQKTYASIIINHQSLTYFPLPKHSDNGINKIIHCINSARKSIKIAMFNLSHRAILSTLTSKCSEGLEVKIVIDHSKIKEANDALSKIANSSYLNVMSHKSNKCMHHKFALIDASIFIFGSVNWTTRGLTRNSENLIIIEDLRQEQLKKIENIWEKLSNKDLIKNIPSNKS from the coding sequence GTGTCTGCTGTTGTTTCATTACCATGGAATTCTTCCAGTCCATTAAGCTCTCCCGAGAAAGAAACAATCTCTAATTTCTTTGATACTAGCCAAGAAAATATAACAGAAATTTTGTGCGATAGCATAAGCAAAGCTCAAAATAAGTTATTCCTGAGGGTTTTTTGTCTCAGTTGTCCTAAAATTATTTCAGCCATCAATGAACAATGCCAAAAATCTTTAGACACAACAATATATTGCGAGCATATAGGACATTTTGAGGGAATTAAAAATAGAAAAAACGTTCTTCTTGTCCATACAGAAGAACGGAAACACTCCATCATGCATGAAAAATGGATGGGAATCGATCGCAAACTAGTATTTGTGGGATCTGCAAACTTTTCAAGGACTTCCTTGGAGGAAAGCCTAAACCTCATTGTCACAATATATAGTGAGCAATTCTATAATGCCATTAGTCAAAAGACCTACGCATCCATAATTATAAATCACCAAAGTTTAACATACTTCCCTTTACCTAAACACAGTGATAACGGAATTAATAAAATTATTCATTGTATAAATTCTGCAAGAAAATCAATAAAAATCGCCATGTTTAATTTATCCCATAGGGCGATATTGTCTACGCTAACTTCTAAATGTTCAGAAGGATTAGAAGTAAAAATTGTTATAGATCATTCTAAAATCAAGGAAGCGAATGATGCGCTGAGTAAAATTGCAAATAGTTCGTACTTAAATGTTATGTCCCATAAATCTAACAAATGCATGCATCATAAATTTGCTTTAATCGACGCAAGTATATTCATTTTTGGATCTGTAAATTGGACAACACGTGGGCTTACTAGAAATAGTGAAAATTTGATAATCATAGAAGATCTAAGACAAGAACAATTAAAAAAAATAGAAAACATCTGGGAGAAATTATCTAACAAAGATTTGATTAAAAACATTCCATCAAATAAAAGTTAG
- the ltuB gene encoding late transcription unit protein LtuB gives MAKARKKRDDRALAKVIERKSKELLRKSRKIKKSKFRLSKEETQLRSRAEQYDRIVHSILDKNTSNPDKILIFSYKDGFIFTDICDFGKYSVKL, from the coding sequence ATGGCGAAGGCGAGAAAAAAGAGAGACGATAGGGCTCTAGCAAAGGTAATTGAGAGGAAATCTAAGGAGTTGCTACGTAAGTCTAGAAAAATTAAGAAGTCTAAGTTTCGTCTTTCCAAGGAAGAAACCCAACTCAGATCGCGCGCTGAGCAGTATGATAGGATAGTGCATTCCATATTAGATAAAAATACTAGTAATCCCGATAAGATTTTGATTTTTAGTTATAAAGATGGATTTATTTTTACTGATATTTGCGACTTTGGGAAATATTCAGTAAAACTTTAA